In Oncorhynchus tshawytscha isolate Ot180627B linkage group LG23, Otsh_v2.0, whole genome shotgun sequence, the following proteins share a genomic window:
- the hjv gene encoding hemojuvelin translates to MGTLALCSHYSQLSWKRSIIVALLLFHLCCLQVWASCRILRCNSDFVAVTLDLGGSGGGGGGGSREGGNAGYCSALRSYAMCTRRMARACRGDLAYHSAVQGIEDLLIQHSCPRTGPTAQPRPLPQAPISGDACIYEKGYLQREGRTPDYLHCGVFGDPHVRTFRDEFQTCAVQGAWPLIDNEYLYVQATSAPMRGGEYATALTTITIIFKNWRQCIEQQIYQAELDNVPAAFVDGSVTSGERQGQYSLSVHSDLPGHQAEIRAAHIGTTLVVRQSGRSLGLSVRSPRAIAEAFTPEQDLQLCVYGCPPSQRLETLLSPSSSSSLSSSSSSSQLSAAAHVHCAALLPARDIYYQACLFDLLATGDLNSSTAAVAALEDARGMISDPNKVHLLLVDKADRSSPCLPLILAVAVLSERLVVLWTGKCL, encoded by the exons ATGGGGACACTGGCCCTCTGCAGCCACTACTCACAGCTGTCATGGAAACGCAGCATCATAGTGGCATTGCTACTGTTTCACCTGTGCTGCCTGCAAG taTGGGCATCCTGTCGCATCCTGAGGTGCAACTCTGACTTTGTAGCTGTCACCCTGGACCTTGGGGGCAGCGGAGGGGgcggaggaggaggcagcagagaggggggaaATGCGGGTTACTGCAGCGCCCTCCGCTCCTACGCCATGTGTACCCGCCGCATGGCCCGTGCCTGCCGGGGAGATCTGGCCTACCATTCGGCTGTGCAGGGCATCGAGGACCTCCTCATCCAGCACAGCTGCCCCAGGACAGGCCCCACCGCTCAGCCCCGGCCCCTGCCACAGGCCCCCATCTCTGGGGACGCCTGCATCTACGAGAAGGGCTACCTCCAGCGTGAGGGCCGGACCCCTGACTATCTCCACTGTGGGGTGTTCGGGGATCCCCATGTTCGCACCTTCCGTGATGAGTTCCAAACGTGCGCTGTACAAGGGGCCTGGCCACTGATAGATAATGAGTATCTATACGTTCAGGCAACTAGCGCCCCCATGAGAGGAGGGGAATATGCCACGGCTCTCACCACG ATTACCATCATCTTTAAAAACTGGCGCCAGTGTATCGAGCAGCAGATCTACCAGGCGGAGCTGGACAACGTTCCCGCAGCCTTCGTGGACGGCTCAGTGACCAGCGGGGAGAGGCAGGGTCAGTACAGCCTGAGCGTCCACTCTGATCTGCCTGGGCACCAGGCTGAGATCCGTGCTGCCCACATTGGCACCACCCTGGTGGTGCGTCAGAGTGGGCGGTCCCTGGGACTGTCAGTACGCTCGCCACGCGCCATTGCTGAAGCATTCACCCCAGAGCAGGACctgcagctgtgtgtgtatggctgccCACCTTCACAGCGCCTAGAGACGCtactcagcccctcttcttcctcttccctctcttcctcctcttcctccagccaGCTCTCTGCTGCAGCCCATGTCCACTGTGCAGCCCTCCTCCCTGCCAGGGACATCTACTACCAGGCCTGCCTGTTTGACCTGCTGGCCACAGGGGACCTCAACTCCAGCACGGCGGCCGTGGCGGCCCTGGAAGACGCCCGGGGAATGATCTCAGACCCCAATAAGGTGCATCTGCTACTGGTGGACAAGGCCGATAGGAGTAGCCCATGTCTGCCTCTGATCCTGGCTGTGGCTGTCCTATCAGAACGTCTGGTGGTTCTGTGGACGGGGAAGTGTTTATGA